The nucleotide window AGAAGTCATTACGTCGGATGTTATTCTTTTCACGATATTCGATATTCTCGCGCACAATGCGCATATAGAAATCAGTAATGTGATCGGGAACCATCTTTACGCGCAGAAATCTTGCCAAGTTGGGGAATGTGTTGACGAAAAAGCGCGCATACGGTCCAAAGCGCACATCGGTTAGGGCCTTGCGACCCATTACACGGAACTCCGAATTGGGATCCTTCAAGCTGTTGCACTCAATGCCGAAAGCACACGTACCAATCACATCGGTAGTGAAGCGTGCCAACAGCTCTTTCACCTCAATCACTGGATCCTCCTTTTGCATTTTCGCAAACATATTTGCCAGTTCCTCACCGACGCGCACAATCACCGGATACATCAACTTCATTTTGCCGGAGGTGAATGTTGGCGAAAGCTTTGAGCGCATGCTGCGCCATTTATGACCATCCAGCAAGAAGAGTTGTCCAGACAGCGGATCGTGCTTAACATTGGTGTAGAATCCACGATctgtgaatttattaaaatcttttattaacACCAACTTGGCCAACTCTGGTGTTAGGACAAAGACATTGGCACCACGTCCCCAATAGAATCCACAAAAAGGTCCGGTGCCTTTGAATTTCTTATATGTGTGTAACCAAATGTCAGCAAAGCTGCGGGTACTGCCCAAACCGGTTATATTGCCACTTTTGGAATCTGGTTCTTCGCATGGTATTCCTAATTGCTGCCAATAGCTTAAACTTTGGCGCATGGAATAGGCTATGTAGCCTATCAGGCCCAACACTAGGGCTAACAGTATTGATAGCGTAATCATTTCGGTTATGCTTTGTGATTCCAAACACGAAGTTATACTATTTCGATTTTATACTAGACCACGTCCGAACAATGTGCCGCTGACAAATTTAAACTAACTACTGAATAATGCCAGCGGTATGCGGCTATTTAAACGAGTTGCTGAGACTTCACGGTGTCTGAGCACATATGTGGTGTGAGTAAGCATTTTGCCTCTtcagtcataaaaaaattttagttagttttAGAAGAGGTAAAGTACAGAAATTCTGATATGCTTATACCGATAACGCAATAGATAACGGCACAATTTGAACGATCTATTTTGCCATTCCTAAAAGTATACAAACTAAACGTCTAAAAGATCAACATGAAATTGATTGAACCAGCTAGAGCTTTTCCGTTAGATGGCACTGAAAACCTCTTTTGAGAGCATGTGGAAATGGGATAGTTTTAGAGAAAGATAGATAGAGATGGCTAGATAGATATCGCATACCAAAATGGTTGGGATGACTAGAAGATTTAAGTATGTCACCTCTCATATAAATTGAAGGTAGGTCCAAACGTAGAAATTACGAAATTTTTTCGTTGCTCACAAAAAAGTATTTTGGTCCAGAAATCGTCCAGTACGTTCCACTAGCTATTGTGTAACATACATCAGCATATCAGTCCTACCTGTTAGACTAAAGAAATTAGGAACTAAAAAATTGCGAATACTTAATCCCTTTATTATCCAACAAAGtgtttttaacaatatccaacaaaaatataaattttcaatactttttataaatttcttttaagaTTGTAGCATCCCACTCAAACTTTTTCTACCTGCAGACAAATGCCATGCTCGGACTGCACTAGAAAGTTGATCTTGTCATAAGTCATCGGAATTGGTGTCTTCGCACACACCGAAAACTTGAAGTTCTTTAAGAGCAGAGCCAAGCCAATACGGGC belongs to Zeugodacus cucurbitae isolate PBARC_wt_2022May chromosome 6, idZeuCucr1.2, whole genome shotgun sequence and includes:
- the LOC105219714 gene encoding cytochrome P450 6a9 is translated as MITLSILLALVLGLIGYIAYSMRQSLSYWQQLGIPCEEPDSKSGNITGLGSTRSFADIWLHTYKKFKGTGPFCGFYWGRGANVFVLTPELAKLVLIKDFNKFTDRGFYTNVKHDPLSGQLFLLDGHKWRSMRSKLSPTFTSGKMKLMYPVIVRVGEELANMFAKMQKEDPVIEVKELLARFTTDVIGTCAFGIECNSLKDPNSEFRVMGRKALTDVRFGPYARFFVNTFPNLARFLRVKMVPDHITDFYMRIVRENIEYREKNNIRRNDFFDMLLDLKNNKLMKSEDGQSMSITVEELAAQAYVFLIAGFETSSTTLSFALYELAQHQDVQDRARQEINEVLERYDGQFTYECMSEMVYLNQIISETLRLYTVLPVLNRKSLVDYPVPGHPKYMIKKNMKVLIPVGAMHRDPDLYPNPDDFNPDNFAPEKVAKRDCIEFLAFGEGPRNCIGMRFGQMQVRVGLAYLLKNFKFSVCDKTPIPMQYNLASYLVSSKSGIYLRVDKV